One Clavelina lepadiformis chromosome 1, kaClaLepa1.1, whole genome shotgun sequence genomic region harbors:
- the LOC143447000 gene encoding ATP-dependent translocase ABCB1-like isoform X2 → MEKQVSLSPEAQKLLNKEDRSKIWVKRKSQEIAGIEMKQDLNKTEDCVQTDQNDNRANEDKVQPISYFALFRYSNCLDWFLFIIGTVFSLATGAATPILFAVFGDLTTQFTDFGVYSTCFFTYKLCAMQGVINLTEVEWNVTIINVVNNFESNSIDTCVKFVYVACTTFVGAMVYMACWSTLATRQIEKIRLKFFHSVLRQDMTFYDLLSAGKLNNRLNDNMTRIKQGIGDSMGMTLQFTGVLIGCIVVAFIRSWKITLVNLAGVPFLGIVASILFKVNTLYSEKELNAYAKAGSIAEEAFLAIRTVVAFGCQDKMIDRYSSNLHQAKVVGAKKRTLLGLSLGINRFIVFAMYAVSFWYGSILVIDGEIYVGDFVAAFFSVIFVAFSLGLIMKNIEYFTEATSAGAQVFSVIDRKSKIDVFCKDGVKPSEYESSVEVKNVTFKYPSRPKSDVLRNVSFTIPAGKNVAIVGHSGCGKSTILKLIQRFYDIDDGVLSIGGHDVRSLNVRWLREQIGLVSQEPVLFNTTIAENIRWGREDVSDEELIDASKIANAYDFINTLPDKFDTIVGDRGTKMSGGQKQRISIARAVIRNPKILLLDEATSALDAENEALVQSALEKASQDRTTIIIAHRLSTIRGADKIIVLDGGEVKEGGRHEELMEVDDGIYRNLVSTQLIKDQEPALPNDLDISNGNGKINKKQAGDISLEDEQKEDEEDHDMLTDAPFKRLWMLSKPEWLFTAIGCFFAIIAGAGDPLLALVFGEVLKIFTTTNDQLHRARIYSLTMFGLGVSTFFWFWMKSVFLSKSGTGLTERLRKAAFRAILRQDLAFFDEPSNSSGTLSARLSSDAGKVDGCIGTRAGLLCQNFAAVGCAISIAFAFSWQMALLMLAVVPFVALGSMLDMFLITGHNKTQQNTQESAADLASQSIRNIQLVASLTKEAEIYRKYESMQNMSSRRDIKKGLLISVSYGYSQSVILFVFASVFRLGIHLVANGELEFERVFSIILACIFGAMALGQNSAFVPDYAEAKIAAARIIALLDRRPKIDIYSDEGLQPDFCKGAIALKSIKFKYPTRPNMTLLDQLNLTVESGQTLALIGQSGSGKSTTVQLIERFYDVDEGQLLIDGVDVKELNVNWHRQQIGVVTQEPTLFDDTIRANIKLGDCSRDVDDDEMRRVSKIANAHDFIQQLPQKYDTICGEDGSQLSGGQRQRIAIARALLRNPKILLLDEATSALDAESEKIVQAALDQATEGRTCIIIAHRLSTVMNADQIAVIDDGRVVETGTHDQLLALRGAYYRSVCPWSVMVASSVCTTLHVSSFMLCYAICNSTAQVNMFKSSKT, encoded by the exons ATG GAGAAGCAAGTTTCTTTGTCACCTGAGGCTCAGAAGTTGTTGAACAAAGAAGATAGAAGTAAAATTTGGGTTAAGAGGAAATCACAGGAAATTGCTGGAATTGAAAT GAAACAAGATCTAAACAAAACAGAAGACTGTGTGCAAACCGACCAAAATGACAACAGAGCAAATGAAGATAAAGTTCAACCAATCTCTTATTTTGCATTG TTCCGATATTCCAACTGTCTTGACTGGTTTCTATTTATTATTGGAACAGTATTTAGTCTTGCAACTGGTGCTGCCACACCGATTTTATTTGCTGTCTTTGGTGATTTAACAACACAGTTCACAGATTTTGGTGTTTATTCAACGTGCTTCTTCACTTACAAGTTATGTGCAATGCAAGGAGTGATCAATTTGACTGAAGT TGAATGGAATGTTACTATCATTAATGTTGTTAATAATTTTGAGTCAAACAGCATAGACACATgtgttaaatttgtttatgtgGCATGCACTACATTTGTCGGTGCAATGGTCTACATGGCATGTTGGTCGACACTTGCCACAAG GCAAATCGAAAAAATACGtttgaagttttttcattCTGTTCTTCGGCAAGACATGACCTTTTACGACCTTCTATCAGCTGGAAAATTAAACAATCGATTAAATGA CAACATGACCAGAATAAAGCAAGGCATTGGTGACTCGATGGGAATGACTCTTCAGTTTACCGGTGTTCTGATTGGCTGCATTGTTGTTGCTTTCATACGTTCATGGAAAATAACATTGGTCAATCTTGCCGGCGTACCTTTTCTAGGAATTGTTGCAAGCATTTTGTTCAAG GTCAACACACTGTACTCAGAGAAGGAGCTTAATGCGTATGCGAAAGCTGGATCGATTGCTGAAGAGGCATTTCTTGCAATTCGAACTGTTGTTGCATTTGGCTGCCAAGACAAGATGATTGACAG ATATTCTTCTAATTTGCACCAAGCAAAGGTTGTTGGAGCAAAGAAACGAACCTTGCTTGGCCTCAGCTTGGGCATAAACCGCTTCATCGTGTTTGCGATGTACGCAGTGTCCTTCTGGTATGGGTCGATACTGGTCATTGACGGAGAAATATATGTTGGGGATTTTGTAGCTGCGTTTTTTTCCGTCATTTTTGTGGCATTTTCCCTTGGTCTG atcaTGAAAAACATTGAATATTTTACTGAAGCTACAAGCGCTGGTGCTCAAGTATTTTCAGTGATAGacagaaaatcaaaaattgaCGTCTTTTGTAAAGATGGTGTCAAACCATCTGAATATGAGAGCTCTGTGGAAGTTAAAAACGTCACATTCAAATATCCTTCAAGACCCAAGTCGGAT GTGTTGAGGAATGTCAGCTTCACCATACCAGCCGGCAAGAATGTTGCCATCGTTGGACACAGCGGCTGTGGAAAGAGTACAATACTCAAACTCATTCAGAGATTTTATGACATTGAT GATGGTGTTCTTTCAATTGGTGGTCATGACGTTCGATCTTTAAATGTTCGTTGGCTTCGTGAGCAAATTGGTCTGGTTTCGCAAGAGCCAGTGCTGTTTAATACGACAATAGCAGAGAATATTCGTTGGGGTCGTGAAGATGTCTCAGACGAAGAACTGATTGACGCCAGCAAGATTGCAAACGCTTATGACTTCATAAACACCCTTCCTGAT aaatttgacACGATAGTTGGTGATAGAGGGACAAAAATGAGTGGAGGGCAGAAACAGAGGATTTCGATTGCTCGAGCGGTCATCCGCAATCCAAAAATTCTTCTTCTCGATGAAGCAACATCTGCTCTAGATGCTGAGAATGAAGCTCTGGTGCAGTCTGCTCTTGAAAAAGCATCTCAAG ACCGCACTACAATTATAATTGCTCATCGATTGTCGACCATCAGAGGAGCAGACAAGATCATTGTGTTGGATGGTGGTGAGGTAAAAGAAGGAGGAAGACATGAGGAGCTGATGGAAGTTGATGATGGCATCTACAGGAATCTAGTCAGCACTCAACTCATCAAGGATCAAGAGCCAGCCTTGCCGAATGACTTGGACATATCCAATG GAAATGGCAAGATAAACAAGAAACAGGCCGGGGACATATCCTTGGAAGATGAGCAAAAAGAAGACGAGGAGGATCATGACATGCTCACTGATGCTCCATTTAAAAGACTCTGGATGCTAAGCAAGCCAGAATGGCTGTTCACAGCAA TTGGATGTTTCTTCGCGATAATCGCTGGAGCAGGAGATCCTCTTCTTGCTCTCGTTTTTGGTGAGGTGCTCAAGATTTTCACGACGACAAACGATCAGTTGCACCGGGCGAGGATTTACAGTCTCACGATGTTTGGACTCGGAGTGTCCACgtttttttggttttggaTGAAA TCGGTTTTCCTCTCCAAATCGGGCACGGGGCTAACCGAACGTTTGCGCAAAGCCGCGTTTCGTGCAATCCTGAGGCAAGACTTGGCCTTCTTCGATGAACCGAGCAACAGCAGCGGAACTTTGTCCGCTCGTCTCTCATCAGACGCCGGCAAAGTTGACGGTTGTATTGGAACAAGAGCCGGTCTTTTGTGTCAAAATTTCGCTGCCGTTG GTTGTGCAATCAGCATCGCGTTTGCTTTCAGCTGGCAGATGGCGCTGCTGATGTTAGCGGTAGTACCTTTCGTCGCACTGGGCAGCATGCTGGATATGTTTCTAATCACCGGCCATAACAAGACGCAACAAAATACACAGGAGAGCGCAG CTGATCTCGCTTCCCAGAGCATCAGGAATATTCAGCTTGTGGCATCTTTAACGAAAGAGGCAGAGATATACCGGAAATATGAGAGCATGCAGAACATGAGCAGCAG ACGGGACATCAAGAAAGGCCTCCTAATAAGTGTTTCCTACGGATATTCGCAGTCCGTCATCTTGTTCGTTTTCGCTTCTGTCTTTCGACTCGGAATACATTTGGTCGCCAACGGAGAACTTGAATTCGAAAGAGTTTTTTC AATCATCCTGGCGTGCATATTCGGAGCGATGGCTTTAGGACAGAACAGCGCTTTCGTTCCCGACTACGCTGAAGCGAAAATCGCAGCAGCTCGAATCATCGCTCTTCTTGACAGAAGACCGAAGATCGACATATACAGCGATGAAGGACTACAACCG GACTTTTGCAAAGGAGCGATCGCCTTAAAATCGATCAAGTTCAAATATCCGACCCGACCTAACATGACCTTGCTTGACCAGCTTAACCTCACAGTGGAGAGTGGTCAGACCTTGGCGCTCATTGGTCAATCTGGCAGCGGAAAATCGACCACAGTCCAGCTTATTGAAAGATTCTATGATGTGGATGAAGGACAACTG TTGATTGACGGAGTGGACGTGAAAGAACTGAATGTGAATTGGCATCGTCAGCAGATCGGTGTCGTCACTCAGGAGCCGACCTTGTTTGATGACACCATCCGAGCAAACATTAA GTTGGGCGACTGTTCAAGAGATGTGGACGATGATGAGATGCGCAGAGTCTCCAAGATAGCGAACGCTCATGACTTTATTCAACAACTACCGCAG AAATACGACACGATTTGCGGTGAAGATGGGAGCCAGTTGTCAGGAGGACAAAGACAGAGGATCGCGATCGCGCGTGCTCTTCTGAGAAATCCGAAGATTCTTCTTCTGGATGAAGCAACATCCGCTCTGGACGCGGAGAGCGAAAAG ATCGTACAAGCGGCGCTGGACCAAGCCACGGAAGGAAGGACTTGCATCATCATCGCTCACCGTCTGTCCACTGTGATGAACGCTGATCAAATAGCGGTCATCGACGATGGTAGGGTGGTCGAAACTGGGACCCACGACCAACTTCTTGCACTTCGCGGAGCTTACTATCGGTCAGTGTGCCCCTGGAGCGTAATGGTGGCGAGTTCCGTTTGCACCACACTTCATGTTTCTtcttttatgttatgttatgcAATCTGCAATTCTACGGCTCAAGTTAACATGTTCAAATCAtcaaaaacgtaa
- the LOC143447000 gene encoding ATP-dependent translocase ABCB1-like isoform X5, with product MKQDLNKTEDCVQTDQNDNRANEDKVQPISYFALFRYSNCLDWFLFIIGTVFSLATGAATPILFAVFGDLTTQFTDFGVYSTCFFTYKLCAMQGVINLTEVEWNVTIINVVNNFESNSIDTCVKFVYVACTTFVGAMVYMACWSTLATRQIEKIRLKFFHSVLRQDMTFYDLLSAGKLNNRLNDNMTRIKQGIGDSMGMTLQFTGVLIGCIVVAFIRSWKITLVNLAGVPFLGIVASILFKVNTLYSEKELNAYAKAGSIAEEAFLAIRTVVAFGCQDKMIDRYSSNLHQAKVVGAKKRTLLGLSLGINRFIVFAMYAVSFWYGSILVIDGEIYVGDFVAAFFSVIFVAFSLGLIMKNIEYFTEATSAGAQVFSVIDRKSKIDVFCKDGVKPSEYESSVEVKNVTFKYPSRPKSDVNHTKIICIISFLLKRTDKVLRNVSFTIPAGKNVAIVGHSGCGKSTILKLIQRFYDIDDGVLSIGGHDVRSLNVRWLREQIGLVSQEPVLFNTTIAENIRWGREDVSDEELIDASKIANAYDFINTLPDKFDTIVGDRGTKMSGGQKQRISIARAVIRNPKILLLDEATSALDAENEALVQSALEKASQDRTTIIIAHRLSTIRGADKIIVLDGGEVKEGGRHEELMEVDDGIYRNLVSTQLIKDQEPALPNDLDISNGNGKINKKQAGDISLEDEQKEDEEDHDMLTDAPFKRLWMLSKPEWLFTAIGCFFAIIAGAGDPLLALVFGEVLKIFTTTNDQLHRARIYSLTMFGLGVSTFFWFWMKSVFLSKSGTGLTERLRKAAFRAILRQDLAFFDEPSNSSGTLSARLSSDAGKVDGCIGTRAGLLCQNFAAVGCAISIAFAFSWQMALLMLAVVPFVALGSMLDMFLITGHNKTQQNTQESAADLASQSIRNIQLVASLTKEAEIYRKYESMQNMSSRRDIKKGLLISVSYGYSQSVILFVFASVFRLGIHLVANGELEFERVFSIILACIFGAMALGQNSAFVPDYAEAKIAAARIIALLDRRPKIDIYSDEGLQPDFCKGAIALKSIKFKYPTRPNMTLLDQLNLTVESGQTLALIGQSGSGKSTTVQLIERFYDVDEGQLLIDGVDVKELNVNWHRQQIGVVTQEPTLFDDTIRANIKLGDCSRDVDDDEMRRVSKIANAHDFIQQLPQKYDTICGEDGSQLSGGQRQRIAIARALLRNPKILLLDEATSALDAESEKIVQAALDQATEGRTCIIIAHRLSTVMNADQIAVIDDGRVVETGTHDQLLALRGAYYRSVCPWSVMVASSVCTTLHVSSFMLCYAICNSTAQVNMFKSSKT from the exons AT GAAACAAGATCTAAACAAAACAGAAGACTGTGTGCAAACCGACCAAAATGACAACAGAGCAAATGAAGATAAAGTTCAACCAATCTCTTATTTTGCATTG TTCCGATATTCCAACTGTCTTGACTGGTTTCTATTTATTATTGGAACAGTATTTAGTCTTGCAACTGGTGCTGCCACACCGATTTTATTTGCTGTCTTTGGTGATTTAACAACACAGTTCACAGATTTTGGTGTTTATTCAACGTGCTTCTTCACTTACAAGTTATGTGCAATGCAAGGAGTGATCAATTTGACTGAAGT TGAATGGAATGTTACTATCATTAATGTTGTTAATAATTTTGAGTCAAACAGCATAGACACATgtgttaaatttgtttatgtgGCATGCACTACATTTGTCGGTGCAATGGTCTACATGGCATGTTGGTCGACACTTGCCACAAG GCAAATCGAAAAAATACGtttgaagttttttcattCTGTTCTTCGGCAAGACATGACCTTTTACGACCTTCTATCAGCTGGAAAATTAAACAATCGATTAAATGA CAACATGACCAGAATAAAGCAAGGCATTGGTGACTCGATGGGAATGACTCTTCAGTTTACCGGTGTTCTGATTGGCTGCATTGTTGTTGCTTTCATACGTTCATGGAAAATAACATTGGTCAATCTTGCCGGCGTACCTTTTCTAGGAATTGTTGCAAGCATTTTGTTCAAG GTCAACACACTGTACTCAGAGAAGGAGCTTAATGCGTATGCGAAAGCTGGATCGATTGCTGAAGAGGCATTTCTTGCAATTCGAACTGTTGTTGCATTTGGCTGCCAAGACAAGATGATTGACAG ATATTCTTCTAATTTGCACCAAGCAAAGGTTGTTGGAGCAAAGAAACGAACCTTGCTTGGCCTCAGCTTGGGCATAAACCGCTTCATCGTGTTTGCGATGTACGCAGTGTCCTTCTGGTATGGGTCGATACTGGTCATTGACGGAGAAATATATGTTGGGGATTTTGTAGCTGCGTTTTTTTCCGTCATTTTTGTGGCATTTTCCCTTGGTCTG atcaTGAAAAACATTGAATATTTTACTGAAGCTACAAGCGCTGGTGCTCAAGTATTTTCAGTGATAGacagaaaatcaaaaattgaCGTCTTTTGTAAAGATGGTGTCAAACCATCTGAATATGAGAGCTCTGTGGAAGTTAAAAACGTCACATTCAAATATCCTTCAAGACCCAAGTCGGATGTAAATCACACCAAAATTATATGCATCATatcttttcttttgaaacgtACAGATAAG GTGTTGAGGAATGTCAGCTTCACCATACCAGCCGGCAAGAATGTTGCCATCGTTGGACACAGCGGCTGTGGAAAGAGTACAATACTCAAACTCATTCAGAGATTTTATGACATTGAT GATGGTGTTCTTTCAATTGGTGGTCATGACGTTCGATCTTTAAATGTTCGTTGGCTTCGTGAGCAAATTGGTCTGGTTTCGCAAGAGCCAGTGCTGTTTAATACGACAATAGCAGAGAATATTCGTTGGGGTCGTGAAGATGTCTCAGACGAAGAACTGATTGACGCCAGCAAGATTGCAAACGCTTATGACTTCATAAACACCCTTCCTGAT aaatttgacACGATAGTTGGTGATAGAGGGACAAAAATGAGTGGAGGGCAGAAACAGAGGATTTCGATTGCTCGAGCGGTCATCCGCAATCCAAAAATTCTTCTTCTCGATGAAGCAACATCTGCTCTAGATGCTGAGAATGAAGCTCTGGTGCAGTCTGCTCTTGAAAAAGCATCTCAAG ACCGCACTACAATTATAATTGCTCATCGATTGTCGACCATCAGAGGAGCAGACAAGATCATTGTGTTGGATGGTGGTGAGGTAAAAGAAGGAGGAAGACATGAGGAGCTGATGGAAGTTGATGATGGCATCTACAGGAATCTAGTCAGCACTCAACTCATCAAGGATCAAGAGCCAGCCTTGCCGAATGACTTGGACATATCCAATG GAAATGGCAAGATAAACAAGAAACAGGCCGGGGACATATCCTTGGAAGATGAGCAAAAAGAAGACGAGGAGGATCATGACATGCTCACTGATGCTCCATTTAAAAGACTCTGGATGCTAAGCAAGCCAGAATGGCTGTTCACAGCAA TTGGATGTTTCTTCGCGATAATCGCTGGAGCAGGAGATCCTCTTCTTGCTCTCGTTTTTGGTGAGGTGCTCAAGATTTTCACGACGACAAACGATCAGTTGCACCGGGCGAGGATTTACAGTCTCACGATGTTTGGACTCGGAGTGTCCACgtttttttggttttggaTGAAA TCGGTTTTCCTCTCCAAATCGGGCACGGGGCTAACCGAACGTTTGCGCAAAGCCGCGTTTCGTGCAATCCTGAGGCAAGACTTGGCCTTCTTCGATGAACCGAGCAACAGCAGCGGAACTTTGTCCGCTCGTCTCTCATCAGACGCCGGCAAAGTTGACGGTTGTATTGGAACAAGAGCCGGTCTTTTGTGTCAAAATTTCGCTGCCGTTG GTTGTGCAATCAGCATCGCGTTTGCTTTCAGCTGGCAGATGGCGCTGCTGATGTTAGCGGTAGTACCTTTCGTCGCACTGGGCAGCATGCTGGATATGTTTCTAATCACCGGCCATAACAAGACGCAACAAAATACACAGGAGAGCGCAG CTGATCTCGCTTCCCAGAGCATCAGGAATATTCAGCTTGTGGCATCTTTAACGAAAGAGGCAGAGATATACCGGAAATATGAGAGCATGCAGAACATGAGCAGCAG ACGGGACATCAAGAAAGGCCTCCTAATAAGTGTTTCCTACGGATATTCGCAGTCCGTCATCTTGTTCGTTTTCGCTTCTGTCTTTCGACTCGGAATACATTTGGTCGCCAACGGAGAACTTGAATTCGAAAGAGTTTTTTC AATCATCCTGGCGTGCATATTCGGAGCGATGGCTTTAGGACAGAACAGCGCTTTCGTTCCCGACTACGCTGAAGCGAAAATCGCAGCAGCTCGAATCATCGCTCTTCTTGACAGAAGACCGAAGATCGACATATACAGCGATGAAGGACTACAACCG GACTTTTGCAAAGGAGCGATCGCCTTAAAATCGATCAAGTTCAAATATCCGACCCGACCTAACATGACCTTGCTTGACCAGCTTAACCTCACAGTGGAGAGTGGTCAGACCTTGGCGCTCATTGGTCAATCTGGCAGCGGAAAATCGACCACAGTCCAGCTTATTGAAAGATTCTATGATGTGGATGAAGGACAACTG TTGATTGACGGAGTGGACGTGAAAGAACTGAATGTGAATTGGCATCGTCAGCAGATCGGTGTCGTCACTCAGGAGCCGACCTTGTTTGATGACACCATCCGAGCAAACATTAA GTTGGGCGACTGTTCAAGAGATGTGGACGATGATGAGATGCGCAGAGTCTCCAAGATAGCGAACGCTCATGACTTTATTCAACAACTACCGCAG AAATACGACACGATTTGCGGTGAAGATGGGAGCCAGTTGTCAGGAGGACAAAGACAGAGGATCGCGATCGCGCGTGCTCTTCTGAGAAATCCGAAGATTCTTCTTCTGGATGAAGCAACATCCGCTCTGGACGCGGAGAGCGAAAAG ATCGTACAAGCGGCGCTGGACCAAGCCACGGAAGGAAGGACTTGCATCATCATCGCTCACCGTCTGTCCACTGTGATGAACGCTGATCAAATAGCGGTCATCGACGATGGTAGGGTGGTCGAAACTGGGACCCACGACCAACTTCTTGCACTTCGCGGAGCTTACTATCGGTCAGTGTGCCCCTGGAGCGTAATGGTGGCGAGTTCCGTTTGCACCACACTTCATGTTTCTtcttttatgttatgttatgcAATCTGCAATTCTACGGCTCAAGTTAACATGTTCAAATCAtcaaaaacgtaa